One Actinosynnema pretiosum DNA segment encodes these proteins:
- a CDS encoding Imm1 family immunity protein — translation MALTAIYDLATGRNPVEVRTRAELDELVERVRALHVGSPVVVEFSVTGEEWSYPILYAGIGRERGFVQEHGHPVRATLGDPQAKGEVVYALATHATSVPADQEVPLEAVREILAAYLAGGGVIPPDHPRMQLVAASKDL, via the coding sequence GTGGCGCTGACGGCGATCTACGACCTGGCGACGGGCCGGAACCCGGTCGAGGTCCGGACCAGGGCGGAGCTGGACGAGCTCGTCGAGCGGGTGCGCGCGCTGCACGTGGGCAGCCCGGTCGTGGTCGAGTTCTCGGTGACCGGCGAGGAGTGGAGCTACCCGATCCTGTACGCGGGCATCGGCCGCGAGCGCGGTTTCGTGCAGGAGCACGGCCACCCCGTGCGCGCGACCCTGGGCGACCCGCAGGCGAAGGGCGAGGTGGTCTACGCCCTGGCGACCCACGCGACCTCCGTGCCCGCGGACCAGGAGGTGCCGCTGGAGGCGGTCCGCGAGATCCTGGCGGCGTACCTGGCGGGCGGCGGGGTGATCCCCCCGGACCACCCGAGGATGCAGCTGGTCGCGGCGTCGAAGGACCTGTGA
- a CDS encoding DUF5753 domain-containing protein, protein MRFRRDEGEAHRERALDPMLIPGLLQLGEYADELGRRAPSLTRGKGWAARATAERLDRQALLSRSPVPLDYRPLIDEGALHRVVGGRELMARQLEHLLVVGERENVTIRVLPFSAGAYGSHFGALNLLEYPEPDEPLSVYVESYEGVRAVDDAQAEKTLVAVWEDAARHALDPEESARLIREVRDTRHG, encoded by the coding sequence CTGCGCTTCCGCCGCGACGAGGGCGAGGCCCACCGGGAGCGGGCGCTCGACCCCATGCTCATCCCCGGTCTGCTCCAGCTCGGGGAGTACGCGGACGAGCTGGGGCGGCGCGCGCCCTCGCTGACCCGCGGCAAGGGGTGGGCGGCGCGGGCGACGGCCGAGCGGTTGGACCGGCAGGCGCTGCTCAGCCGGTCACCCGTCCCGCTGGACTACCGGCCGCTCATCGACGAGGGCGCGCTGCACCGGGTGGTGGGTGGTCGGGAGCTGATGGCGCGGCAGTTGGAGCACCTGCTGGTCGTGGGCGAGCGGGAGAACGTCACCATCCGGGTGCTGCCGTTCTCCGCGGGCGCCTACGGGTCGCACTTCGGTGCGCTGAACCTGCTGGAGTACCCCGAACCCGACGAGCCGCTGTCGGTCTACGTCGAGAGCTACGAGGGCGTACGCGCGGTGGACGACGCGCAGGCGGAGAAGACGCTGGTCGCCGTCTGGGAGGACGCGGCCCGGCACGCGCTCGACCCCGAGGAGAGCGCGCGGCTCATCCGGGAAGTGAGGGACACCAGGCATGGCTGA
- a CDS encoding GntR family transcriptional regulator, whose translation MEFRIDRTSGLPAYLQLVRQVREALRMGWLSPGDRLPPVREVVTTSGVNANTVLKAYRELEMSGLVEARQGSGTYVKAALGSADPEVMGPLRTRLVEWVRDARAAGLDTEDVEALVRSVLVDEGEIG comes from the coding sequence GTGGAGTTCCGCATAGACCGGACCAGCGGTCTCCCCGCCTACCTCCAACTCGTCCGCCAGGTCCGCGAGGCCCTGCGGATGGGCTGGCTCTCACCGGGAGACCGCCTTCCACCGGTGCGCGAGGTCGTCACCACCAGCGGCGTCAACGCGAACACCGTGCTCAAGGCCTACCGGGAGCTGGAGATGTCGGGACTGGTCGAGGCGCGCCAGGGCTCGGGGACCTACGTGAAAGCCGCCCTGGGCAGCGCGGACCCCGAGGTCATGGGCCCCCTGCGCACCAGGCTGGTGGAGTGGGTCCGCGACGCGCGGGCGGCGGGGTTGGACACCGAGGACGTCGAGGCGCTCGTGCGCTCGGTCCTCGTCGACGAGGGGGAAATCGGATGA
- a CDS encoding DUF397 domain-containing protein yields MADQRWRKSSRSTTNPDCVELSITPDTTAVRDSKNPSGGRLRFGRSSFSGFLDRIKSEERNEKREEEKGEERGERTSRQKG; encoded by the coding sequence ATGGCTGACCAGCGGTGGCGCAAGTCCAGCCGCAGCACGACGAACCCCGACTGCGTCGAGCTGTCGATCACCCCGGACACCACCGCGGTCCGCGACAGCAAGAACCCCTCCGGAGGACGGTTGAGGTTCGGGCGGAGCAGCTTCAGCGGCTTCCTCGACCGGATCAAGAGCGAGGAGAGGAACGAGAAGAGGGAGGAGGAGAAGGGCGAGGAGAGGGGCGAGCGGACAAGCAGGCAGAAAGGCTGA
- a CDS encoding ABC transporter ATP-binding protein, translating to MTTAVSSAVRASGLGKSYGGTWALRDCSFDLPAGRVAALVGANGAGKTTLLSVLAGLLKADAGSVDAGGRVAFVAQDKPLYKSFTARDALTMGARLNTAWDQAKADAWLDRFEVPRTRACGKLSGGQQAQVAFALALGSCPDVLLLDEPLANLDPLARREVAAALLDEVAETGTTVVLSTHVITELTGVADHLLLLSNGGLLADGDVDGLLARHAAYTGPRSDAPPVPGQVVEARHSATQSTFLVRLPDGPRPPVADRWVERAVTLEDYVLARLAESRKGGAE from the coding sequence ATGACCACCGCTGTGAGCAGCGCGGTCCGCGCGTCCGGGCTCGGCAAGAGCTACGGCGGCACGTGGGCCCTGCGCGACTGCTCGTTCGACCTGCCCGCGGGCCGGGTCGCCGCGCTGGTGGGCGCGAACGGCGCGGGCAAGACGACGCTGCTGAGCGTCCTCGCGGGCCTGCTCAAGGCCGACGCGGGCAGCGTGGACGCCGGTGGCCGCGTCGCGTTCGTCGCGCAGGACAAACCGCTCTACAAGAGCTTCACCGCCCGCGACGCCCTCACCATGGGCGCCCGGCTGAACACCGCGTGGGACCAGGCCAAGGCCGACGCCTGGCTGGACCGCTTCGAGGTCCCCCGCACCCGCGCCTGCGGCAAGCTCTCCGGTGGCCAGCAGGCCCAGGTGGCGTTCGCGCTGGCACTCGGCTCCTGCCCGGACGTGCTCCTGCTCGACGAGCCGCTGGCCAACCTGGACCCGCTGGCCCGCCGCGAGGTCGCCGCCGCGCTGCTCGACGAGGTCGCCGAGACCGGCACGACCGTCGTGCTGTCCACGCACGTGATCACCGAGCTGACCGGCGTCGCGGACCACCTGCTGCTGCTCTCGAACGGCGGCCTGCTCGCGGACGGCGACGTGGACGGCCTGCTGGCCCGCCACGCCGCGTACACCGGCCCGCGCTCGGACGCGCCACCGGTGCCGGGGCAGGTCGTGGAGGCCAGGCACAGCGCCACCCAGTCCACCTTCCTGGTGCGCCTGCCGGACGGCCCGCGCCCGCCCGTCGCGGACCGGTGGGTGGAACGAGCGGTCACCCTGGAGGACTACGTGCTCGCGCGCCTCGCCGAGAGCAGGAAGGGCGGTGCCGAATGA